From a single Apium graveolens cultivar Ventura chromosome 2, ASM990537v1, whole genome shotgun sequence genomic region:
- the LOC141702338 gene encoding uncharacterized protein LOC141702338, translated as MKKQLCKNIGFSILTERPKIKSSGAGLVLQSPEAFMIEYALKLDFPTINNEAEYEAFIAGLGLAKAVRAKNLKVCEDSRLVVAQVNGEFEAKDDRMAKSFVIPYLKFLRPLEVEEALKEAHEGIYGQHLGGRALAHKITRLGFYWPTMLADAKAYVKKFNRCQRHAPIVRQPPERLTSIITPIPFAIWGMDILGSFPAKALAKITTKQIAQFFWENVICQYGIPRILVTDNGKQFDNAVFKEHCDDNSIELRFTSVAHPQANGQAEIANRIILDGLKKRVEYSRNTWVDELLPILWAYHTTCKVTTEATPFMLAYGADAVVPLEITHGSPRIEAYEPETNEEGMRLALDLIDEVRDEGNACNAEHQQRASLYYNRRVKERFFQQGDLVLRKIEASGVGERGKLASNWEGPYKVRKTLGRESYKLETLNGDEVPRTWHASNLKDYYI; from the exons ATGAAGAAGCAACTCTGtaagaatattgggttctccattttgacggagcGTCCAAAAATAAAATCTAGTGGTGCAGGCCTAGTGTTGCAAAGCCCTGAGGCGTTTATGATTGAGTATGCTCTGAAGTTGGATTTTCCGACTATAAACaacgaagcagaatatgaagcattCATAGCTGGCTTAGGCTTGGCTAAAGCCGTGAGGGCCAAAAACCTGAAGGTCTGTGAAGACTCGAGACTCGTAGTTGCTCAAGTTAATGGGGAGTTTGAGGCCAAAGATGATAGAATGGCCAA GTCCTTTGTTATTCCGTACTTAAAATTCTTAAGACCTCTTGAAGTAGAGGAGGCACTAAAAGAAGCCCATGAAGGAATTTATGGACAGCACTTGGGAGGTAGggccctcgctcacaagataactcggTTGGGGTTTTACTGGCCAACTATGTTAGCCGATGCAAAGGCTTATGTGAAAAAATTTAACAGATGCCAGAGGCACGCACCAATAGTACGACAACCCCCAGAGAGGCTTACGTCGATCATCACACCCATCCCTTTTGCAATATGGGGAATGGACATACTTGGATCATTTCCT GCTAAGgcactagccaagataaccaccaagcaaaTTGCCCAATTTTTCTGGGAGAATGTGATATGCCAATATGGAATCCCTCGCATCCTTGTCACGGataatgggaaacaatttgataatGCAGTGTTCAAAGAGCACTGCGATGATAATAGCATAGAACTTCGCTTCACCTCAGTTGCACATCCTCAGGCAAACGGGCAAGCGGAAAttgctaacagaatcatccttgatggacttaagaagaGGGTGGAATACTCGAGAAATACTTGGGTGGATGAGTTGCTGCCTATACTTTGGGCATATCACACCACCTGCAAAGTGACAACTGAGGCAACCCCATTCATGTTGGCTTACGGAGCCGACGCAGTGGTGCCCCTTGAGATCACTCATGGATCCCCTAGGATCGAAGCTTACGAGCCAGAGACAAAcgaagaaggcatgaggctcgcCCTCGATCTCATTGACGAGGTCAGGGACGAGGGCAACGCCTGCAATGCAGAGCATCAACaaagagcctccctctattacaatagacgggttaaagaaaggttttttcaACAAGGAGATTTGGTTCTGAGGAAGATTGAGGCATCAGGAGTAGGGGAGAGAGGAAAGCTAGCCTCTAACTGGGAAGGACCTTACAAGGTCAGAAAGACATTGGGACGAGAATCTTACAAGTTAGAGACCCT